Genomic window (Culex pipiens pallens isolate TS chromosome 3, TS_CPP_V2, whole genome shotgun sequence):
AAAACTTTTCATGAACTgctcttaaattattttaggtaacagaaaattcttcaaaacatGCTTGGGTTTAGAATTTATGTCatatatactgccgttctacgcataattgtcccatgttcaaaaaagtgcaactgagaaaaacgcgattgaaatttttcgaccgatttctgtgtttctacgcataattgtcccgtgggtccctttTCACTCTTtatgtccctaatcgccccagttagcagtttatcactcttagtTGTTGTCCTCTTGCTATTTCTTGTTTAAATAATGCTTCGTCAAACTAATGATTTCGTGAAAGAAAATttttggtgggacaattatgcgtagaagtgtcacgatgggacaaacagacttggtgttgtttccgaacaaagtactagattttatgtgtttttcttataatatacgtcaaactaaactcaaaaatgctaaaaagtcaaaatcgccaaaaaatgacatgggacaattatgcgtagaacggcagtatacgttttaaaaaactgctcatgtttgaaaaaacaacaaacaaaaatattactgaaacaagaataaattatttaagaaGCATGAAAGAAATTACATAGACAAGAAcaacttattttcattttttttaaatatgttcgaAACTTCCCTTTTTTCTATTTAGacaagaactgctcatgttcgaAGGAATGggaaaattagcaaaaaatactaaatcatcaaaaaaaatctttaaaaaaaattaaaacaagttgaaactaaattctttaacttatttattttaaaataattattaaaatagattgaattaatacttttttatcaattttctcacttTTTCCTTTCGTTCTATTTCGACCTAATGGCATTCGCCCTATTCGTTATGTCTGGCCTGCACGgattttaagataaatttttatatacagtccagactcgattattcgaaggccttgCCGAAATTCCACTTcggtaatcgaaacttcggatgatcgaatcacaaaaaaaatgttttcgttgtcttatttttgattgttgagcttaagtatgatccctaaactactatagagtgatttagaatttttaaatccaagatggcggccaaaatggtggtgatgaaatattgaaaaaatgcatttattgaattaaataggcaatcaaccagtcaaatttgactaaaatggggtcgcagaactcaaatttgatgtttaaaaaaagaaaataaaaaatgagaaaaaaaatgtttttgttcatgattcgattattcgaagtcccttacaaaccttcggataatcgaaacttcggatgatCGAGGCTTCTTTataatcgagtcttgactgtaATAGAATAGCTTGTACAAGAAAACGGACTTCGGGTGTGGTTTGATTGAATttccttttttgccttcctcactgaggtaaggctataatcctgctctaaaaatgaactttgtataaaaacgtcgtagacccaccttcatgtatacatatcgactcagaatcgaaaactgaacaaatgtctgtgtgtatgtgtgtgtgtgtatgtgtgtgtgtatgtgtgtgtgtatgtatgtatgtgaccaacaaactagctcatgtttctcggcactggctgaaccgatttgacccgaacttgttgcattcgacttggtttagggtcccatagatcgagttttatacagattgaagtttcgataagtagttcaaaagttatgtataaaaatgtgttttcacatatatccggatctcacttaaatgtatgtaaactatgtccggatccatcatccgacccatcgttggttaggttatcaaaagacctttccagcgagtccaaaacattgaagatctggcaaccctgtcccgagatgtggccacttaagtgatattgatgtactttttggaagccggatctcacttaaatgtatgtaaactatgtccggatccaccttccgacccatcgttggttaggttatcaaatgacctttccatagagtccacaacattgaagatctggcaaccctgtcccgagatgtggccacttaagtgatattgatgtactttttggaagccggatctcacttaaatgtatgtaaactatgtccgggtccatcatccgacccatcgttggttaggttatcaaatgacctttccatcgagtccaaaacattgaagatttggcaaccctgtcacgagatatcgccacttaagtgatattgatgtactttttggaagccggatctcacttaaatgtatgtaaactatgtccggatccaccatccgacccatcgttggttaggttatcaaagtACCTTTccattctggcaaccctgtcccgagatgtggccacttaagtgatattgatgtactttttggaagccggatctcacttaaatgtatgtaaactatgtccgggtccatcatccgacccatcgttggataggttatcaaatgacctttccatcgagtccaaaacattgaagatttggcaaccctgtcacgagatatcgccacttaagtgatattgatgtactttttggaagccggatctcacttaaatgtatgtaaactatgtccggatccaccttccgacccatcgttggttagattatcaaagtacctttccatcgagtccacaacattgaagatctggcaaccctgtctcgagatatggccacttaagtgatatttatgtactttttggaagccggatctcacttaaatgtatgtaaactatgtccggatccaccttccgacccatcgttggttaggttatcaaagtacctttccatcgagttcacaacattgaagatctggcaaccctgtctcgagatatggccacttaagtgatatttatgtactttttagaagccggatctcacttaaatgtatgtaaactatgtccggatccaccttccgacccatcgttggtaagattatcaaaagacctttccatagagtccaaaacatagaagatctggcaaccctgtctcgagatatggccacttaagtgatatttatgtactttttggaagccggatctcacttaaatgtatgtaaactatgtccggatccaccttccgacccatcgttggttaggttatcaaagtacctttccatcgagtccacaacattgaagatctggcaaccctgtctcgagatatggccacttaagtgatatttatgtactttttggaagccggatctcacttaaatgtatgtaaactatgtccggatccaccatccgacccatcgttggtaagattatcaaaagacctttccatcgagtccaaaacatagaagatctggcaaccctgtctcaagatgtggccacttaagtgatatttatgttcttttttaatccagatctaaaaaatagatgaaatttgtgtacagccatcgatggtaatgagtgaggaaggctccaaccacataggtggattaagttagtttttattttcatgttttaaggGCAAAATGCGAATTCTCTTGTTTCTAAAGTGGTACGGGAGcatgtaatccaagatggcggcctatATGGACGTGGAGGTTTATTGAGAATATTCAATAGAGAAACAGGCAATTTACCACAAAAATTTCTGTAATTTGTGGTCGCTgaacttgaatttttttaagtaataaaaaaatcatggatggCCACTAACAATAGGTAAATATTAGGCATTTCTTACTTAAATAAAAGCTttttactagtttttttttaaataaaattcaatatcaaCAATCGAACACAATTTCCAAATAAACAATTACAGTAAtaaagattctgaaaaaaaattcataaaaagtatttaaaattaaataaaatagttaTAATTTCGATTCAGAGAGAAAACTTTtggattgtatttttttaacatgcaacatttttgtttGAGAAGAAAAAGGTACCGTAATaagttaaattattattttttaaggcaGTATTAATGATTCAGTAAAAATAATCAATACAAAATACAGTTTAATATAAATCCATGCTTCTTCACATTTTATGCGAATTTTTCATATAGACAAGTTctataaacatgttttttttcaacatttaaaaaaaatcctcaatttttttacaattttatttgataGTTGTTTTTCCGATGAATGAAAATCATGCTCTAtctacatttttcaacatacacacgagaaagtttaatttttaaagaaatacatttatttaatttaagaaatttgtaATAATAACTGGTGTTCAATTAGCGTAGAAGGTAGAAGGGGTATGATTTTCAGggtgcaaatattttattttgtgtgcagttatgatttgGTGCAAAGTTTGCAATACAGCTTTCACGATTGTTGCAAAATCTTTGAAGTCAgcaataaaaagtttttaaaaacgttCAATCAACAAAACCCGCAGCCCCAGTTGACGACCCCTGCCCCTCGCACCGCTTCATCAATGAAAGCTCCAGAGACTTTGGAAACGCTCTCTTTTGCATAAGCTTTCAAAGTGAGAGAAAATGGAGCGAGCAAAGATTTCCCCGCCtgcttcttcgttttttttttgctattcgtGTAAGGATTTTCCCACGTGTCGTGCGCAGAAATTGTGCAACGCGCTGGAAGCTTCACCTTAGGTGTGTGAGTGGTTGTGCGTTCATGGAAATGACGAAAAGGGACTGACAAACAGGGGCGATGATGATTCAGCCGGGTTGCATTCCTGGAAGTGGGGGAggcgattttttttcggttggaCGGttgattttcgaaataaaataaattgagaaGTCAGAACGTCCTATCAAAATGTAACCTTTTATTGATGCTTTCGTGGTGTAAAAGTATAAAGAAACAGAGTAGAGATAAAAATATGAAGGGTTGTGCAAAAGAAATAAGAACAATTTGCATATAATGAAGCGCATTAACTAATTAACTAACCTagtaaaacacacacaaacacaaataaTCCAAAAGTGTTATCAATGGTAAAATATGCAATTGGATAATTATAAAACTAACAATCAACTGGTAATGATTCATAGTAAACGCAAAAAGTACAGCATTTTGTGTCTTTCTTGGCCTTCATTAATGAAAATTGTATAATAATATTCAGCAAagatgaaaaaagaaaatataaacTGTAAATGGTCAAATTGTTTCATAAAAAAGCAGCAATAAAAGTGCGTCCTCCTCAACACCTGAGCGTCTCGTTGGCCTTCTTCTCGAGCAGCGTGACCACCTTGCCGAGGTCGCAGTCTTTGGAAATTTTGGCGTACATCGTCTTGCGGACCTCGGTCAGCGTGAGCCAGAACGGCACCAGCTGGGCCATGATCTTCAGGTGCTCCTCGAGGTCTCGCAGGGTGAGCTTTCCTCGGTAGCTGTTTTCGATTTTGGCGAGGGCGCTTTCGAGCGGGAGGACACTTTTGCGCTCGGTCACGAAGACGTTCCGCAGGTGGCGTGCGATTTCCGGCAGGCGTCCGTACGTGATGGCTTCCTTTTCCTGGGAGGGTCGTCGCGTCATTTGGTCCAAGGCTTTGGCGGCCTGTTTGGCGCGGATCTTGTCGAGGAGGGATTTGGGGACGTTTTTGAGGGCCGATTGGACGGGGTCGTCAGTCTTGGTGGGTGGTTCGGTTGGGGTTGGGGTGGCGTCTGGGGTTGTGGTTGATTCTTGGCGTTTCTTCTCCTCCAGACGGTCCATGGCGCGTTCCATGGCGGTTCCGCAGTTGAACAGGTTGCGCGCCGTCGAGAGGACGTCCTTGGCCGACGAGAATCGCTCCACGTTCGGAGGTAGGGGAAGTGGCGTTTGTGCGATATCCGGGCAGCTTTCCAGATCGAACTCCGGATGCCAACGGGTCAGCTTTTCCTTAGCGATTCTCATCGGAGGATCCAGTGCAAGCAAGAACTTCTCGTGGGCATCTTTGGCCTTGGCCAGCAGCAGTCTGTTGAACTTCTGGCAACGCTCGATCAAGATCTGCGGATTCATCGACGTGTTCTGCGCATTCCTAATCACATTCGAATCATCATCAATCGGCTTCACCGCCTTCTCCTCCACATTCGGCTTAATGACCAACTGGTACGTCTCATGCTTCGCCGCCGACCCGTAGTTCTTCGTCATCTCCTGGCTCAGCAAAAACGCATCCGGAAACAGCGTGTTAATCTGCGCCAAATGGCTCTCGTAAAAGTTCTTCCGCGCCATCCGCTGCACCGCCGGCTTCAGCTTCCGGAACGTGATCTGCTCCTTCCGGTTGTGGAACATGGCGCAGACGGTGTCAATGCACTTGAACAGCTCGCCCAGGCAGCGGTACTTGTACGGCAGCTGCAGCGCCGGACGGCCCGAATCCGCCAGCGTTTGGAACCGCTGGTAGGCCGGCACCTTGGTCGGGCTGGCCGTCACCGGGGTAGCCTTCGAGGGCGACTTGATGGGGCTCATCAACGCGGCCAGGCGCTTCGGCGTGACGGCCGATTTCTGCGGGGACATCAGCGAGTTGTGGTTGGCCTTGGTCGGGGTGCGGTGCAGCATCTTGGTGGGCGAGGCGAACGGTTTTTGTGGGCTGAAAGGGAGAAGAGAAGTGGAGTTAAAGTTAACAAGGGTTGTTTGCTGAAGAGGTAAGATTCTTATCTCAACTGTGACTGTTTCGCCTGACTCCCTCAATTATCAGCTATTACTCACCTCACCGGCACCTCCACCTCCAGCGTCTGGAACTCCTTCAAATTCCTAGCTGCCGTCCCCGGGCTCGGCGGTACCGGCTTCTTCCTGGTCTCCTCCAGCCGTACCTTCTCCATCCGGTCCAGCTTATCAAATCCACTCTGCAGCTTGTTCAGCGAGGTCTTCAGCTCGGCCAGCCTCGCACTGCGGCTAAGCTTCGCCTTGATCTGGTCCATGGACATTTCGCTCACGCTGGGACCGGCCACCGGAACCGGCGCCACCTTCGTCGGTGTTTTCATCCCCCGGTCCACATTCCCCGCACTATTAGCTGCACCGAATTCAACTTTAGCCGACGCCACCGGCTGGGACGCCGCCTTGGTCGGGGTGGCCGACTTAGCCTTGGCCGGACTGGCCTGCAGGCGCTTCTTCGGCGAAAGCATCCCCATCTTCAAGAACTTAACCAGCTTGGGCTGCTCCAGCATCTCCCGGGTCTTCTCGTCCACCGTCACCGCTCCGATGCGCTTGATGGACCGCGTCGCCCGCGTAACCCGTCGTGTCTCCGGCGTTGCGGCCATCttttccgtcgtcgtcgtccttccGGCGTCTGCGATGGCATTCTTGgaaagaaaattttgataattggcaAAAACGACTCGGCCCGTGCCGTCGTCCTCCACGCGACCACCGTCCTGCTCCAGCACCAGTACCTTGGACCGGATGGCCGCGGCAACACCCGCATCGCTCCCAACAGCTGCCGGACGCTTTCGCGTGTTGAAATATGCGGCGACCGTCGGTTGGGACATTTTTACCCCGGGAATCTTCTTCAAACTAGAACCTGCAAACCTTCGCCACAGACTTTCACCGTTAAACTGTTACTTTGGCTTGGCGTCACCTATCTTTGATCCTGTTGGCCGTCTTTGGGAATCGTCCTCTTGGAAGTGAGAATCTTGCCTTTTCTTCAGCTGACAGCGAATTTCTTATGGGAAAATTCGCGCCAAATCCCACTGGCGATGCACCGACTCGAGGAACAACAGAAATCGATCAACGGTTTGACAGCAGAGCTCAAGGTTTTGTAACAGAAAGGTGCGGCTGAAAACTTGTCAGTTTAGTATTAGAGCAACCTTACCAGCGTGAGTATTAGGCAGGTTTTAAGGTTTTGTAACGCGTGATAGTAACTTTGCTCCCACACCGGTCGTTGCCAAATGCGTTGCTAAACTAAAACGTAATGCCTCGGTTGGGAGCGAGTTACCATATTTGGCAACACGCTAGCAACGCAACTAAaactttgaactgtcaaagttcaAAACAAACTAGATAGAGTTTGGCTTGATTTTTTTCGGGTTTTGTCGGTGATTGCGGATTGAAGTGTTCCGGCGGAAAAATATTACTTGGTTCGACGGAATATGCAGTTTGAATTGTCCGCGCGTGACTTCGGTGGCCCCAGCTTTTGGAACCAACAGGATGAGGTGGAATAAGCAGCTATTGTGAACCGGCCGCAGCGGATTCACCTGACAGGGCACTTCCGTGTTTTCAAATCACGCAGCGAGTTGAACACAATAACGGCCACGCAGCGCAGAATGAAGGACCGCAGAGGTGGGGTACGTACGCCGACGAAAACATCTGGAGGTACGGCGGTCGGGACCGATACTGGCCGCAACGTTAGAGTTTGCTCCGACCGGAGCAGATTTGTGACGAATGCCATCTTGGACGTGAAACGCGAGTTTGCTTCCAGATTCCAGATCGTTCCAGATTTCtatgacccagaaatgtttttggctgccaaaattcggaatcttgaccgattttggatgtcttggccgcaaatgaaaggttagaACGTCTCCTTTGCGATTCCGACTGGCAGAACCGTTTTTgggcactgtggccaccgggaacctgctacaaccgaaaaaaatcctttttgtggccccgactttgaggacctgtatctccggaactataacacatagcgggttgcttccagttgcatttgacgggtaataacctcaactttaagctctcgtagagatgatttgtcaaaagcggacaccggttccgttaacccggaacatccgaaaaacatgatttttacagcttttgttataaaatcaacacattagtaatttttttcaaccggattttttgtaaattattacaTACGTACACaacatactacccctgactgtttgggatcgttccggccaactgtggccaatccggaaccggttccagggtaccaccaaaacggttccaataatggtatcgctagaaacccatcatgttgcatatcaaacttcatgaaattgaaaataatgacCAACCTGGTTACACCGGAAGCGGTTACCAGTGGCcagtgggggacacttccggagtatgcaaagaaccctaccatgcgacgtatcaaacttcatgcaattgaaaattatgaccatctaatgTCATGCCgctatcctctgacccaacctgttcacgccggaaccggttaccggtggccacggggggacacttccggagtatgcagggaagcatatcatgcgacttatcaaacttcatgaaattgaaaattacgatcatctgaggtcatgccgatatcctatgacccaacctggtcacgccggaatcggttaccggtggccactgggggacacttcctgagtatgcagggaagcaaatcatgcgacatatcaaacttcatgcaaTAGCAAATaatgaccatctaaggtcatgccgctATCCTGTGACCCAGCCTGGTTACGCTGGAACCAGTTGCCGCTGGCCACTGGGAGACAattccggagtatgcaaggaagcatatcatgtgacatatcaaacttcatgaaattgcaaattatgaccaCCAAAGGTCTTGCCCACgtccaagcttccctgcaccgtgcggtacacgcggttcacttgtacctcggttttgctttgcgcctgctttgttcggtttacacccgtacccgactctctcgagccgagggtattttggttcaacgtaccagcgcaccacgacaatctcggctcgtcgcctcggttgtgtgtctggcactcacccgaggCATGAACCCAACGTATgaaccaaggtgcttcactcggcacgagccgaggtacgtgccgtggtacgcgctggtgGTACAAAGCGGTttcaataccacggcgcgtaccacggcacgctgggttcatgcctcgggtgagtgccagacacacaaccgaggcgacgagccgagattgtcgtggtgcgctggtacgatgaaccgaaataccaacacacaatgggatcaggctcgtaccgaagctagaaaaccaaacccgctgtgtgcgttggcactggcgcatgggaagcttgcccaCGTCTTTTAATCCAACCTGGCCACTGGGAGACAATTGCTGATGGCGATGTCCTCCGTCCCATCCTGATTAATTGGAACCGAAAATGGGTTGGGAATGGAGGAAATTTGTGGAATATGCAAAGAACCAAGTTTGAAGTTTCTTCTCGAACCTAAGATTTAAAAGGTTTCAATGGGAAGAGCTCCAAATCCTTCTTAttttccaaggaaccttccatccCAGGGTTcggactgacgacctttggattgggagtccaaccgccgccagggACTCCACCGGAGGAGGCTTGGTTTggagtgttgtttgtacttatagcaGGGAGAAAACTCCTACATCTGGAATGATCAAATGACCGTACAACAACTGAGGCTGGAACCGACGttctacttccccatccgatagaaggtgtGATGACACATTACTCGTCTTAAGAAATGTGAACGGGGTCGGggactgggatcgaacccaggccggctGGGTGAGAGCAATCACACTAGCAGCTACACAACCGAGCCCGATTACCATTCCGGAACCATTTCATTGATGGCGgtttgaattttctgtagtagataaatttagttgaaccttccaaaattacctaACTTACAGaccctccggaagtgtcccccagtggcaacCCGtatccggttccggagtgaccaagttgggtcataggatatcgGTATGACCTTAGATgctgataatttttaatttcatgatgtttgataCGTCGCGTGATATGTTTCCTTGAattctccggaagtgtcccccactggccaccggtaaccggttacggagtgaccaggttgagtcagaggatatcgtcatgaccttagatggtcataattttcaatttcatgaagtttgatatgcaacatgatgggtttctagcgataccattattggaaccgttttggtggtaccctggaaccggttccggattggccacagttggccggaacgatcccaaacagtcaggggtagtatgtagtgtACGTAtgtaataatttacaaaaaatccggttgaaaaaatgtactaatgtgttgattttataacaaaatctgtaaaaatcatgtttttcggatgttccgggttaacggaaccggtgtccacttttgacaaatcatCTCTACGGGAGCATAAAGTTGAGGTTATAACccgtcaaatgcaactggaagcaacccgctatgtgttatcgttccggagatacaggtcctcaaagtcggggcctcaaaaaggacttttttcggttgtagcaggttcccggtggccacagtgcccaaaaccggttctgccagtcggaatcgcaaagtagacattctaacaTTTTATTTTCGTGATCAAATATATGGgaaaacttttattaaaatcaccaaacaaaataattcaGTAACCACCGGTAAGGTTGCCGGGTAGTAAATTGACAACCTAATTTGGCAACGACCGGTGTGCGAGTGGGTGACTAAACTAAAATAGAAGCGTTACGGGTTAATAAAATAGCAACAATTTCCGCAACGCACCGGTAATGATGCTCTTAGTTGGTCGAATAGGGtgataattcaaaattttattttttatgtgaaaccttggaaaattgaaaaaaggtgttatattgaatgtttggcccttttaaaatgttagtcttgatttaaaaaatgaaaatattttttttcgaaaaaatcagcaaatttcacgaatgtttcatattttaacattgaaaatcggaccattattggctgagatatcgacattagaaaatgggatATATTTTGCGCTCCACGTTTTTTGTTTTCCCTTGtcagaaattttcactttttgtgatttttcggTTCGGATTTTTAGTGATTTTCACGATCGGGTTTACATTATgttatggggggggggggggggggttacatCGGTTTATAGATTCCGTTTGATCCGTTTGTTGGCGAGATTGCGCGGAAACAAATTTTTGACGAATTTCGAAGAAATTGCTGTGAAAGTGAGGGAGAGTTGATGGGAAGTTAAGTGTTTGTTCGGTGTAATCCTGGTTTGAAGGAAAATTTACTAAAGTCCAAGTGATTTTGCCCTAATTTGACTGGTGGTTCACTGAATCTGGGAGTTGCTTTGGAAACATGCTAATGATGTTAGGGTTGGCATAATTCTGATTCCGACGAAAACGATTAAGCCGTTTGATTGGTGATTGAGGATTTTCTGGACTGCAAAACATTTTCCCGGTGAGGACTTTCCTTTTTacctatgttatttttttttattctgatccATGAGAaacatcatgaaaaaaaaaacagtttaacatTGCGCATTTGTTTTTCATGGCTACCTTGTTTTTTATCACGTTGAAACTTGTTAGGAGTATTTATCAGTTTGttccagtatttaaaaaaaaaaaataaactggcaGGAATTAAACCGTATCATTATGACAATAACCTCCTTGCCGTGATAAAAAgtcttattaaaaatttattttatgaaattattgaTCAATCTTATTAATTTAAGTGGTTGTTTTTGTTGGACTTCTTCCAATGAAATCGATCAAAGAATAATGTCACTTATTTCCTttacaaaatgttatttttcttaaaatcttttttgtttgaTGCTGTTTTCTATCTATTTTAGCAACTCAAGAACGCAAGTTTACAAAAGTAGTTTCACTGCTATGAGTTTCAACAAGATTTGAAGTTGAATTAAACCTCAAGGCTACAtcatttggtgagagctttcctttTTAATACAGGCAACCCATTCATTTATTCTGACAAATTACAACTCATTAAAGACAAACCACGCCAATTtcactatatacgcggtagagTGTTTTcctttggtcgttcgctgtgagttgtggattgcctgcttctctaatgaaggttcgactgagggggcatgtttattaatttctcgtcgctccataccctcagtgacgtgatgggagcaagggcgtctatgcgaagtgtccctacacccgctacaaatttctggcgcttggggagggaagagggtaacaattttgatctatgcgccggtatttcgacgccaacatttaaaaaagcatcatgtacaaaccgtgCGTTTtgcgaaaaacgcatttgaatgttgagcatccattttcaattcccattataattaaaagcaaaataagatgttctaaagataacaaacgatgaaaaacgttgcttttattgatacttgatcatccaaactcaataaaacattatttccgtaattttatttgagaaaaacaaacataacttcttttgaaatcaccaacgtctataacACCCTGTTGTCATta
Coding sequences:
- the LOC120421548 gene encoding DNA replication factor Cdt1 isoform X1 — encoded protein: MSQPTVAAYFNTRKRPAAVGSDAGVAAAIRSKVLVLEQDGGRVEDDGTGRVVFANYQNFLSKNAIADAGRTTTTEKMAATPETRRVTRATRSIKRIGAVTVDEKTREMLEQPKLVKFLKMGMLSPKKRLQASPAKAKSATPTKAASQPVASAKVEFGAANSAGNVDRGMKTPTKVAPVPVAGPSVSEMSMDQIKAKLSRSARLAELKTSLNKLQSGFDKLDRMEKVRLEETRKKPVPPSPGTAARNLKEFQTLEVEVPVSPQKPFASPTKMLHRTPTKANHNSLMSPQKSAVTPKRLAALMSPIKSPSKATPVTASPTKVPAYQRFQTLADSGRPALQLPYKYRCLGELFKCIDTVCAMFHNRKEQITFRKLKPAVQRMARKNFYESHLAQINTLFPDAFLLSQEMTKNYGSAAKHETYQLVIKPNVEEKAVKPIDDDSNVIRNAQNTSMNPQILIERCQKFNRLLLAKAKDAHEKFLLALDPPMRIAKEKLTRWHPEFDLESCPDIAQTPLPLPPNVERFSSAKDVLSTARNLFNCGTAMERAMDRLEEKKRQESTTTPDATPTPTEPPTKTDDPVQSALKNVPKSLLDKIRAKQAAKALDQMTRRPSQEKEAITYGRLPEIARHLRNVFVTERKSVLPLESALAKIENSYRGKLTLRDLEEHLKIMAQLVPFWLTLTEVRKTMYAKISKDCDLGKVVTLLEKKANETLRC
- the LOC120421548 gene encoding DNA replication factor Cdt1 isoform X2, with amino-acid sequence MSQPTVAAYFNTRKRPAAVGSDAGVAAAIRSKNAIADAGRTTTTEKMAATPETRRVTRATRSIKRIGAVTVDEKTREMLEQPKLVKFLKMGMLSPKKRLQASPAKAKSATPTKAASQPVASAKVEFGAANSAGNVDRGMKTPTKVAPVPVAGPSVSEMSMDQIKAKLSRSARLAELKTSLNKLQSGFDKLDRMEKVRLEETRKKPVPPSPGTAARNLKEFQTLEVEVPVSPQKPFASPTKMLHRTPTKANHNSLMSPQKSAVTPKRLAALMSPIKSPSKATPVTASPTKVPAYQRFQTLADSGRPALQLPYKYRCLGELFKCIDTVCAMFHNRKEQITFRKLKPAVQRMARKNFYESHLAQINTLFPDAFLLSQEMTKNYGSAAKHETYQLVIKPNVEEKAVKPIDDDSNVIRNAQNTSMNPQILIERCQKFNRLLLAKAKDAHEKFLLALDPPMRIAKEKLTRWHPEFDLESCPDIAQTPLPLPPNVERFSSAKDVLSTARNLFNCGTAMERAMDRLEEKKRQESTTTPDATPTPTEPPTKTDDPVQSALKNVPKSLLDKIRAKQAAKALDQMTRRPSQEKEAITYGRLPEIARHLRNVFVTERKSVLPLESALAKIENSYRGKLTLRDLEEHLKIMAQLVPFWLTLTEVRKTMYAKISKDCDLGKVVTLLEKKANETLRC